The Xenorhabdus doucetiae genome has a window encoding:
- a CDS encoding Thoeris anti-defense Tad2 family protein yields the protein MSEINKPKSKNTENECQINPDQYQIKIDAVTAPVGSCPWAIIQAYLGNELHRSDWDTPNEYMRLTSKGEDNDFAHIEKSDKHGIWLPWQPSPEDLMACDWNLLTSETKPKPTPDNCMLSFDLKVGVGSFSDSDQNWGYLADDEFASGTDHESPFGTLTNLKNKTEITTFSYFVWNNNSPEIYLRVSSGNPLTPEGYQKLVELFKKDLTVTIDGVAYHLGGSTDGYLFGKRQYEFAGKYKNDDAQKLGTLLKQHAGNTLHFCFNWK from the coding sequence ATGTCTGAAATTAATAAACCAAAAAGTAAGAACACTGAAAATGAATGCCAGATTAATCCTGACCAATACCAGATTAAGATTGATGCTGTCACTGCACCCGTCGGTTCCTGTCCGTGGGCAATCATTCAAGCATATCTGGGAAACGAGTTACATCGTAGTGATTGGGATACTCCCAACGAATATATGCGTCTGACCTCTAAGGGGGAAGATAATGATTTTGCACATATTGAGAAAAGCGATAAACATGGTATTTGGCTTCCCTGGCAGCCATCACCAGAAGACTTAATGGCTTGTGATTGGAATTTGCTGACATCGGAGACAAAACCAAAACCAACGCCCGATAATTGCATGTTGTCTTTTGATCTTAAGGTGGGAGTTGGCAGTTTTTCTGATTCTGATCAAAACTGGGGATACCTTGCTGACGATGAATTTGCATCTGGAACTGACCACGAAAGCCCTTTCGGTACTTTGACTAATCTGAAAAATAAAACGGAAATTACGACATTTTCATATTTCGTATGGAATAATAACAGCCCGGAAATTTATTTAAGAGTCTCCTCTGGTAACCCCCTAACTCCGGAAGGTTATCAGAAGTTGGTTGAATTATTTAAAAAAGATCTCACGGTAACTATTGATGGTGTCGCTTATCATCTTGGTGGCAGTACAGATGGTTATCTGTTTGGCAAGCGCCAATATGAATTCGCTGGAAAGTATAAGAATGACGATGCACAAAAATTAGGAACTTTGCTGAAACAACACGCAGGCAATACACTTCATTTTTGTTTCAACTGGAAATAA
- a CDS encoding IS30 family transposase, which produces MAYTQLTETERYQIFGLKEAGFTQRFIATSLNRAPSTISRELRRNREAEKYEPEQAQRKALERRHSKVKAVKITPEITKWIKQLIWQDLSPEQVVGYLKREAKISLHHETIYRLIYKDKINGGDLWQHLRIAKKPYRKRYGSHEHRGKIKNRVSIDKRPKIVDKKQRIGDWEGDTIVGKDRKSALLTLVERKSLFTIIIKLEDKTAEGVAKAATRHLSMIKHKVKTITFDNGLEFAEHERIGKNLETKIYFAHPYSPWERGINENINGLIRDYFPKGTDFNKVSEREVNLVANRLNNRPRKTRDYKTPNELFTGTPTHLLRSLRCCA; this is translated from the coding sequence ATGGCCTATACGCAACTGACCGAAACAGAAAGATACCAGATTTTCGGCTTAAAAGAAGCCGGTTTTACACAACGTTTTATTGCAACGTCGCTTAATCGGGCCCCATCAACAATTAGCCGGGAATTGAGACGAAACCGGGAAGCCGAGAAATATGAACCTGAACAAGCTCAGCGTAAAGCATTAGAACGCCGTCATTCTAAGGTAAAAGCCGTAAAAATCACGCCAGAGATAACAAAGTGGATAAAACAGTTAATTTGGCAAGATTTAAGTCCGGAACAAGTTGTGGGTTATCTCAAGCGGGAAGCGAAAATCTCTTTACATCATGAAACAATTTATCGATTGATTTATAAAGATAAAATAAATGGCGGTGATTTATGGCAACATCTTAGGATAGCGAAAAAACCGTATCGTAAACGCTATGGAAGCCATGAGCACAGAGGAAAAATTAAAAACAGAGTCAGTATTGATAAGCGCCCAAAAATTGTTGATAAAAAGCAGCGTATTGGGGATTGGGAAGGGGATACTATCGTTGGCAAAGATCGTAAAAGTGCCTTATTGACTTTAGTTGAACGAAAATCGTTATTTACGATCATCATTAAACTTGAAGATAAAACAGCAGAAGGTGTTGCCAAAGCGGCGACAAGACATTTATCGATGATAAAACATAAAGTTAAAACAATTACCTTTGATAACGGACTCGAATTTGCCGAACACGAACGGATCGGTAAAAATTTAGAGACAAAAATTTATTTTGCTCATCCGTATTCCCCTTGGGAAAGAGGGATAAATGAGAACATAAATGGATTAATCAGAGATTACTTCCCAAAAGGAACCGATTTTAATAAGGTATCAGAGCGGGAGGTTAACCTTGTGGCAAACCGACTAAATAATCGACCACGTAAGACACGAGATTATAAAACACCGAATGAGTTATTTACAGGAACCCCAACTCATTTACTTCGTTCATTACGGTGTTGCGCTTAA
- a CDS encoding bifunctional O-acetylhomoserine aminocarboxypropyltransferase/cysteine synthase produces MKLETLSIHAGYSPDPTTKAVAVPIYQTTSYAFDDSQHGADLFDLKVEGNIYSRIMNPTNEVLEKRITALEGGIGALTVASGMAAITYAIQTIAAVGDNIVSVAKLYGGTYNLMAHSFPTLGIETRFVDHNDLAAVDALIDQRTKAVYCESITNPSGNIVDIQALAEIAHRHGIPLIVDNTVATPYLCRPFEHGADIIIHSLTKYIGGHGTSIGGIIVDSGKFPWTEHQARFAILTTPDPSYHGITYSEHFGAAAFIARCRVGPLRSTGAALSPFNAFLILQGLETLALRMERHAENALKIAQYLEKHPQVSWVNYAGLPAHPEYDLAARYMEGKPASILSFGIKGGEQAGIRFIDALQLIVRLVNIGDAKSLACHPASTTHRQLNDEELAKAGVSRDLIRLSIGIEHSDDIIADLAQALEAAKAHHPA; encoded by the coding sequence ATGAAATTAGAAACCTTATCTATCCATGCAGGTTATTCCCCCGATCCCACCACCAAAGCCGTGGCTGTCCCTATTTATCAGACCACTTCCTACGCTTTCGATGATTCCCAGCATGGTGCTGATTTGTTTGATTTAAAAGTGGAAGGCAACATTTATTCCCGCATCATGAACCCAACCAATGAGGTATTGGAAAAACGTATCACCGCCTTGGAAGGCGGTATTGGCGCGCTTACCGTGGCTTCTGGCATGGCGGCAATCACCTACGCGATACAAACCATTGCGGCTGTCGGGGATAATATTGTTTCGGTGGCAAAACTGTATGGCGGAACGTATAACCTGATGGCGCACAGTTTCCCTACGCTGGGGATTGAAACCCGTTTTGTTGATCATAATGATCTCGCTGCCGTTGACGCCCTGATCGACCAGAGAACCAAAGCGGTCTATTGCGAATCCATTACTAACCCCAGCGGGAATATTGTCGATATCCAAGCGCTGGCAGAGATTGCCCATCGGCACGGCATTCCGCTGATCGTGGATAATACCGTCGCAACGCCCTATTTATGCCGCCCGTTTGAACATGGCGCCGATATCATTATCCACTCCCTGACCAAATATATTGGTGGGCATGGCACCTCGATTGGCGGGATTATTGTCGATTCGGGTAAATTCCCCTGGACGGAGCATCAGGCGCGCTTTGCAATTCTAACCACGCCAGATCCTTCATATCACGGCATCACCTATAGCGAACATTTTGGGGCGGCGGCCTTTATCGCCCGCTGCCGTGTCGGGCCATTGCGCAGCACCGGTGCCGCCTTGTCGCCGTTCAATGCTTTCCTGATCTTGCAGGGGCTGGAGACGCTGGCGCTGCGCATGGAGCGCCATGCTGAAAATGCGCTGAAAATTGCCCAATATTTGGAAAAACACCCACAGGTATCCTGGGTTAACTATGCGGGGTTACCTGCCCATCCTGAATATGATTTGGCTGCCCGTTATATGGAGGGTAAGCCCGCCTCTATTCTCTCTTTCGGCATTAAAGGCGGGGAACAAGCCGGTATCCGTTTTATTGATGCCCTGCAACTGATTGTGCGGTTGGTCAATATTGGTGATGCCAAATCACTGGCTTGTCATCCCGCATCCACCACCCATCGTCAGTTAAATGATGAAGAGCTGGCAAAAGCGGGGGTTTCACGCGATTTGATTCGCCTGTCCATCGGCATCGAACACAGCGACGATATTATTGCCGATCTCGCACAGGCACTGGAGGCGGCAAAAGCGCATCATCCTGCCTAA
- a CDS encoding Ail/Lom family outer membrane beta-barrel protein codes for MVIKKALLATLAVSGFMWGSVVYADSQTVAVGYAQSKVQDFKNIRGVNFHYRYEWDSPLTIMGSFTYMKGDKKGSYSVNNQSWQANADAKYYSLLVGPAYRIDSQVSVYALLGFSHTKIDVTENEYAEINGRSIHSFWNINEKATNIAYGAGVEVNPMQNLSFYAGYEGSAAKFNGKNHGINGFNIGVGYWF; via the coding sequence ATGGTGATAAAAAAAGCGCTGCTTGCCACTTTAGCGGTATCCGGTTTTATGTGGGGTTCAGTCGTTTATGCAGATTCACAGACGGTTGCCGTCGGTTATGCGCAAAGTAAAGTGCAGGATTTTAAAAATATCCGCGGGGTTAATTTTCACTACCGTTATGAATGGGATTCTCCGCTCACGATTATGGGTTCATTCACTTATATGAAAGGCGATAAAAAAGGAAGTTACAGCGTAAATAACCAATCCTGGCAAGCTAATGCGGATGCAAAATATTATTCCTTGCTGGTTGGTCCGGCATATCGAATTGACTCCCAAGTGAGTGTCTATGCTTTATTGGGATTTTCCCATACAAAAATTGATGTCACTGAAAATGAGTATGCAGAAATAAATGGCAGAAGCATTCATTCGTTTTGGAATATCAATGAAAAAGCCACCAATATTGCTTATGGCGCCGGCGTGGAAGTTAATCCCATGCAAAATTTAAGCTTTTATGCGGGGTATGAAGGTTCCGCCGCGAAATTCAATGGCAAAAATCATGGGATTAATGGATTTAATATTGGGGTGGGGTATTGGTTTTAA
- the mazF gene encoding endoribonuclease MazF, translating into MVSRFVPDSGDIIWIDFDPVAGHEQGGHRPAVVLSPFAYNNKVGLLLCVPCTTKAKDYPFEVELSGSRDSIALADQVTCVDWRARKVTKKGHVNSSELEDIKAKAKALIG; encoded by the coding sequence ATGGTTTCTCGTTTTGTGCCTGATTCTGGCGATATTATTTGGATTGACTTTGATCCTGTGGCTGGACACGAGCAGGGAGGCCATCGCCCCGCAGTAGTACTGAGTCCATTTGCCTATAACAATAAAGTGGGATTACTGCTCTGTGTTCCTTGCACAACGAAGGCGAAAGATTATCCTTTTGAAGTTGAATTATCAGGAAGCCGTGACAGTATTGCCTTAGCTGATCAGGTGACATGTGTTGATTGGCGAGCCAGAAAAGTAACAAAGAAAGGTCATGTTAATTCTTCAGAGCTGGAGGATATAAAGGCTAAAGCCAAGGCGCTTATCGGATAA
- a CDS encoding AbrB/MazE/SpoVT family DNA-binding domain-containing protein — protein MAQVVVKKWGNSPSVRLPVAIMQAASLNVDDTVDISVEDGRIIIIPVKAKEYSLDALLAGITPENIHEKMDFGPPVGKELI, from the coding sequence ATGGCACAAGTCGTCGTGAAAAAATGGGGTAACAGCCCTTCTGTACGTCTTCCGGTCGCTATTATGCAAGCCGCCTCACTAAATGTTGATGATACGGTTGATATTTCTGTCGAAGATGGTCGAATTATCATTATTCCGGTCAAGGCGAAAGAGTATTCTCTCGATGCGCTATTAGCTGGGATTACACCCGAAAATATTCATGAAAAAATGGATTTTGGTCCTCCAGTGGGTAAGGAATTGATCTGA
- a CDS encoding Rpn family recombination-promoting nuclease/putative transposase, with protein MGNKEERPNHDELFKYVLTQANTAKEFLSLYLPEDIRSLCHFPTLRLEPGSFIDEKLRKLYTDVLYSVETVQGEGYIYCVIEHQSTPDPMMAWRLMQYSVSVMASHLKNGHKKLPLVVPLLFYHGKTQPYPYSMQWLDCFDQPGQAARLYSQPFPLVDLSVLSDDEILTHPKAVAMLEWVQKHIRERDIQTWINGLIVILDTKDVKKEQVEVLLRYLLHNGHAQNFTQIIHHIANQLPEDKDMVMTIAEELEQKGRREGLEEGKLETARALLQNGVSLEIIIRSTGLSREKIEALRH; from the coding sequence GTGGGAAACAAGGAAGAACGGCCGAATCATGATGAATTATTCAAGTATGTTTTAACACAAGCCAATACAGCCAAAGAGTTTTTATCGTTATATCTGCCGGAAGATATTCGGTCGTTATGTCATTTCCCGACCCTGCGACTAGAGCCGGGAAGCTTTATCGACGAAAAATTAAGGAAACTGTATACGGATGTTCTGTACTCGGTTGAAACGGTGCAAGGCGAGGGATATATTTATTGCGTGATTGAGCATCAGTCAACGCCTGATCCGATGATGGCATGGCGGTTGATGCAGTATTCGGTGTCAGTGATGGCAAGTCACCTGAAAAACGGGCATAAAAAATTGCCGCTGGTCGTGCCCTTGCTGTTTTATCATGGAAAAACCCAGCCTTATCCTTATTCAATGCAGTGGCTGGATTGTTTTGACCAACCGGGGCAGGCCGCGCGTTTGTATAGCCAGCCGTTTCCGTTAGTGGATCTGAGTGTGCTCAGTGATGACGAGATCTTGACCCACCCTAAAGCGGTTGCCATGCTGGAGTGGGTTCAGAAACATATCCGCGAACGTGATATACAGACATGGATCAACGGGCTGATTGTGATACTGGACACAAAAGATGTTAAAAAAGAGCAAGTTGAAGTTCTGCTTCGCTACTTATTGCATAATGGCCATGCGCAGAATTTCACTCAAATAATCCATCATATAGCTAACCAATTGCCGGAGGACAAAGATATGGTGATGACCATTGCAGAAGAACTGGAACAAAAAGGCCGCAGAGAAGGACTTGAAGAAGGTAAATTGGAAACCGCGCGCGCACTTTTACAAAACGGTGTCAGTCTGGAGATCATTATCCGCAGTACAGGCCTGAGCCGGGAGAAAATTGAAGCATTAAGGCATTGA
- a CDS encoding type II toxin-antitoxin system PemK/MazF family toxin: MVRKKNVPSKGEIWHANGDPVSGREFKGAHYYLVISEFALNQKLGTALCVPITSGGGMARSEAVTVYLDGSSTDTGRVTGVALCYQIRSLDLNERKATYSAQAEPSVVDEILSKVIDILDPQLN, translated from the coding sequence ATGGTGCGTAAAAAGAATGTCCCAAGCAAGGGTGAAATCTGGCACGCTAACGGCGATCCCGTTAGCGGCAGAGAATTTAAAGGGGCGCATTACTATCTGGTTATCTCTGAATTTGCACTGAATCAAAAATTAGGTACTGCACTTTGCGTTCCAATTACTAGCGGGGGAGGAATGGCACGTTCTGAAGCTGTCACCGTATATCTAGATGGCTCAAGTACTGATACCGGAAGAGTTACCGGTGTTGCACTTTGTTACCAGATCCGATCACTTGATTTGAATGAACGCAAAGCGACCTATTCGGCACAGGCTGAACCTAGTGTTGTTGATGAAATATTATCTAAAGTAATAGATATTTTAGATCCTCAATTAAATTAA
- a CDS encoding AbrB/MazE/SpoVT family DNA-binding domain-containing protein, whose translation MARTRLRQQGGAVVVTIPSDIATVMGWSVGMTLDVSSSGDTISIKPAGRIARGRKSLSELLQGIDETEVRAFNEATADDLNSPHVGNEVI comes from the coding sequence ATGGCAAGAACACGTTTACGTCAACAGGGAGGTGCTGTCGTTGTCACAATCCCTAGTGATATTGCAACAGTAATGGGGTGGTCTGTAGGCATGACATTGGATGTAAGCTCGTCAGGCGACACAATAAGCATCAAACCGGCGGGTAGAATTGCCAGAGGCAGGAAATCGCTTTCTGAGCTGTTGCAGGGCATTGATGAAACAGAAGTGCGGGCTTTCAACGAAGCAACAGCCGACGATCTAAATTCTCCCCATGTTGGTAATGAGGTGATTTAA
- a CDS encoding SDR family oxidoreductase: protein MQGLNNKVAIVTGGATKIGATVAKVLSEYGVKVAIFDIDQEGGKKAASLQPEWLRFWHVDITDDKQLSQGIQEVAAYYGRLDFLINLAATYLDDGANSGRETWLTALNINVVSAVQAAQFARPYLIAAGGGAIVNFTSISSSIAQTGRWLYPASKATLLQITRSMAMDYAADHIRVNSVSPGWTWSRVMDELTQGNRQKTDQVAADYHLLGRVGDPEEIAQVVAFLLSDLASFVTGADYAVDGGYSAMGPEQAKPAIPRLAE, encoded by the coding sequence ATGCAGGGCTTAAATAATAAAGTCGCGATTGTCACGGGTGGTGCAACCAAAATTGGTGCCACTGTTGCCAAGGTATTGAGTGAATATGGAGTGAAGGTTGCTATTTTCGATATTGATCAGGAAGGGGGGAAAAAAGCCGCCAGCCTGCAACCGGAATGGCTCCGCTTCTGGCATGTCGATATTACGGACGATAAACAACTTTCACAGGGAATACAGGAGGTTGCTGCTTATTATGGTCGCCTGGACTTCCTGATCAACCTTGCCGCCACGTATTTGGATGATGGTGCCAACTCTGGCCGTGAAACATGGCTGACCGCGTTAAATATCAATGTGGTCAGTGCCGTGCAGGCCGCCCAGTTTGCCCGGCCTTATCTGATTGCAGCGGGAGGCGGTGCCATCGTTAACTTTACCAGCATCTCTTCCTCGATTGCCCAAACCGGCCGTTGGTTATATCCCGCTTCAAAAGCCACGTTATTGCAAATTACCCGCAGCATGGCAATGGATTATGCCGCTGACCACATTCGCGTTAATTCCGTTTCACCGGGGTGGACTTGGTCACGGGTCATGGATGAGCTGACGCAAGGAAATCGGCAGAAAACCGATCAGGTTGCCGCCGATTATCACCTGCTGGGTCGAGTCGGCGATCCCGAAGAAATCGCGCAAGTCGTGGCCTTTCTCTTATCTGATTTAGCCAGTTTTGTCACTGGGGCGGATTATGCCGTTGATGGTGGTTATTCAGCAATGGGACCCGAACAGGCAAAACCTGCCATTCCGCGTTTGGCGGAATAA
- a CDS encoding styrene monooxygenase/indole monooxygenase family protein, with amino-acid sequence MRRIAIVGGGQAGLPLALGLLDKGYQVTVVTNRTPDDVRHGRVMSSQCMFDASLQFERDLGLNQWEAQCPPVEGIGFTVPHPEIPHDKAIAWSARLDKYAQAVDQRLKMPFWLELFASRGGHLEISDVDVAGLERLAASHELVILAGGKGEIVKLLERDASRSPYDKPQRALALTYVNGMLPTPEYSRVSFNLIPGVGEYFVFPALTLNGPCDIMVFEGIPGGAMDGWQEARTPQEHLAYSKHILDTFLPWESERCRHIELTDENGILAGCFAPTVRKPVLTLPSGRHVFGLGDAVLTNDPLTGQGSNNATKACKVYYESILARGDKPFTAEWMNGTFEQFWNYGHYVVEWTNSLLVPPKPHVLELLGAAQRLPALASTLANAFNHPPVLFPWWEDAHACEEYIHSQLIEEIRA; translated from the coding sequence ATGCGCCGTATCGCTATCGTTGGAGGTGGCCAAGCTGGACTGCCTCTGGCCCTTGGTCTGCTTGACAAGGGCTATCAAGTCACTGTGGTCACCAATCGAACACCTGATGATGTTCGTCATGGCCGGGTGATGTCGAGCCAGTGTATGTTCGATGCTTCTTTGCAATTTGAGCGTGATTTGGGATTGAATCAGTGGGAAGCCCAATGCCCGCCCGTCGAAGGTATCGGTTTTACCGTGCCACATCCTGAAATTCCCCATGACAAGGCGATTGCGTGGAGCGCCCGGCTCGACAAATATGCGCAAGCGGTCGATCAACGCCTTAAGATGCCATTTTGGCTGGAGCTGTTTGCGTCCCGTGGCGGTCATCTGGAGATAAGCGACGTGGATGTAGCCGGACTGGAACGCTTGGCGGCCAGCCATGAACTGGTGATTTTGGCGGGAGGAAAAGGGGAAATCGTGAAATTGCTGGAACGCGATGCGTCACGCTCTCCCTATGATAAACCTCAGCGCGCATTGGCCTTGACCTATGTGAATGGAATGTTACCCACACCTGAATATTCCCGTGTTTCGTTTAATCTGATCCCAGGCGTGGGGGAATATTTTGTTTTTCCTGCCCTGACCCTGAATGGTCCCTGCGACATCATGGTGTTTGAAGGTATTCCGGGTGGCGCAATGGATGGCTGGCAAGAGGCCAGAACTCCGCAGGAACATCTGGCCTATAGCAAGCATATCCTCGACACTTTCCTGCCGTGGGAATCTGAGCGGTGCCGCCATATCGAGCTGACCGATGAAAATGGCATTCTGGCGGGATGTTTTGCGCCGACAGTACGTAAGCCCGTGCTGACACTGCCTTCCGGCCGTCACGTTTTTGGGCTGGGGGATGCGGTACTCACGAACGATCCGCTGACCGGGCAAGGTTCGAATAATGCCACCAAAGCCTGCAAAGTCTACTACGAATCCATTCTTGCCCGCGGCGACAAGCCTTTTACCGCCGAGTGGATGAATGGCACCTTCGAACAGTTCTGGAACTACGGCCATTACGTGGTGGAATGGACCAACAGCCTGCTGGTGCCGCCCAAACCACATGTTCTGGAGTTATTGGGCGCTGCCCAACGCCTGCCGGCCCTTGCCAGCACCCTTGCCAATGCTTTCAACCACCCTCCGGTGCTGTTCCCGTGGTGGGAAGATGCCCATGCCTGTGAAGAATATATCCATTCACAACTGATTGAAGAAATTCGGGCATAA
- a CDS encoding flavin reductase family protein translates to MSINTLNINNPMPLFESEWGATEFEARTLRTLLGKYPTGVAIVATRTADGRNVGLTINSFASLSLEPPLVLWSLVNHSPNLSVFRDCEYFTISILGHDHQELALRFASPRVENKFQGIAVQETPEGIPSIGGAIATLVCANHQQTHLGDHLLMIGQVKRIAGTEGKPLVFHGGMFTGLHDVHEI, encoded by the coding sequence ATGAGCATAAATACCCTGAACATTAATAACCCAATGCCGCTGTTTGAGAGTGAATGGGGAGCGACCGAGTTTGAAGCGAGGACACTGCGCACGCTGTTGGGAAAGTATCCAACCGGCGTTGCCATTGTTGCCACCCGTACCGCTGACGGGCGCAATGTGGGGCTGACCATCAACTCATTTGCGTCACTTTCGCTGGAGCCGCCTTTGGTGCTCTGGAGTCTGGTCAACCACTCACCTAATTTGTCGGTGTTCCGTGACTGTGAATATTTCACGATCAGCATTCTTGGCCATGACCATCAGGAGCTCGCTTTGCGTTTTGCCAGCCCACGGGTGGAAAATAAATTTCAGGGTATTGCGGTGCAGGAAACGCCGGAAGGTATCCCTTCAATTGGCGGGGCAATAGCAACATTGGTATGCGCCAATCACCAGCAAACGCACCTTGGTGATCATTTGTTGATGATTGGTCAGGTCAAGCGCATTGCCGGCACCGAAGGTAAACCACTGGTTTTTCATGGTGGTATGTTTACCGGACTGCATGACGTTCATGAAATATAA
- a CDS encoding cyclase family protein, producing MKSPLSALVAALNQGSVNIIDLTQTLTPDFPALQLPEQFGQVRSFSIERISHYDENGPGWYWNNFSCGEHTGTHFDAPVHWISGKDQPDNTVDTIPLPNFVAPAVVVDASLQVAQDPDWILTVEFLQAWEQQHGHIPAGAWLLLRTDWSKRADDPARFLNIRDDGAHTPGPSQAAVEWLIHERDIRGFGVETINTDAGQSYGWPLAYPCHTLMHGANKYGLQCLKNLDLLPPTGAVIIAAPLKIGGGSGSPLRVLALVESS from the coding sequence ATGAAAAGTCCGTTGAGTGCGTTGGTTGCTGCGTTAAATCAGGGCAGTGTCAACATCATCGACCTGACGCAAACATTAACTCCCGATTTTCCGGCCTTGCAGTTGCCTGAACAATTTGGACAAGTCCGGTCATTTAGCATTGAGCGCATTTCTCACTATGACGAAAATGGCCCCGGCTGGTACTGGAACAATTTTAGCTGTGGTGAGCATACCGGCACGCATTTTGATGCACCGGTACACTGGATCAGCGGTAAAGATCAGCCCGATAACACCGTCGATACCATTCCCTTGCCCAATTTTGTCGCTCCCGCAGTGGTGGTGGATGCCAGCCTACAGGTGGCACAAGATCCAGACTGGATCTTGACGGTTGAGTTTTTACAGGCTTGGGAGCAACAGCATGGGCACATTCCTGCCGGCGCATGGCTGCTGCTTAGGACAGATTGGTCGAAACGGGCGGACGATCCGGCGCGCTTCCTGAATATCCGTGATGACGGTGCTCACACGCCGGGGCCAAGTCAGGCCGCAGTGGAATGGTTGATCCATGAGCGGGATATTCGCGGGTTCGGCGTCGAAACCATTAATACCGATGCCGGTCAATCTTACGGCTGGCCGCTGGCTTATCCCTGCCACACGCTGATGCACGGAGCGAATAAATATGGCTTGCAGTGTTTGAAAAACCTCGATTTGTTGCCACCTACGGGGGCGGTCATTATTGCGGCACCCCTTAAGATTGGTGGCGGTTCGGGCAGCCCGCTGCGGGTGCTGGCTTTAGTTGAATCGAGTTAG